A stretch of the Vigna radiata var. radiata cultivar VC1973A chromosome 9, Vradiata_ver6, whole genome shotgun sequence genome encodes the following:
- the LOC106773589 gene encoding transcription factor bHLH68 isoform X4, giving the protein MMAGNPNWWTTHPPSLIPPQYVLGSSSSIPFNSSTQNPDQPPPSLSQLLFTGLPGEEERVAFSHFQSKKLDEWNEHMLNPSPINPMVDVIKQEVSQSGSFFHQGHDQEFQVSGAPWSHMLPVSSSPMSSVVASFSSSNNLLDFTYNKEDHRKNQLPDHTSECNNTTATAGVYKKTKCQPSSSQPPLKVRKEKLGDRITALHQLVSPFGKTDTASVLLEAIGYIRFLQGQIEALSSPYLGNGSKNMRNPQSVHGERNSVFPEDPGQLLNDNGLKRKGAPNQDAKDKPKDLRSRGLCLVPVSCTQHVGNENGADYWAPAYGSGF; this is encoded by the exons ATGATGGCTGGCAACCCTAACTGGTGGACTACTCATCCACCATCTTTGATCCCTCCTCAGTATGTTCTtggatcttcttcttctatacCTTTCAATTCTTCCACACAAAACCCTGATCAGCCTCCTCCTTCATTGAGCCAGCTTCTTTT CACTGGTTTACCGGGAGAGGAGGAGAGAGTGGCATTCAGTCATTTTCAATCAAAGAAGTTGGATGAATGGAATGAACACATGCTTAATCCATCCCCCATAAATCCTATGGTTGATGTAATAAAGCAAGAGGTTTCCCAAAGTGGTAGCTTCTTTCACCAGGGACATGATCAGGAATTTCAGGTTTCTGGAGCTCCTTGGTCACACATGCTGCCAGTTTCTTCTTCTCCTATGTCTAGTGTTGTTGCTAGCTTCAGTAGTAGTAATAATTTATTGGATTTCACTTATAACAAGGAAGATCATAGGAAGAACCAACTACCAGATCACACATCCGAG TGTAATAATACCACAGCAACCGCTGGAGTTTACAAGAAGACTAAGTGTCAACCATCTTCAAGCCAACCACCTCTCAAG GTGAGAAAGGAGAAGCTAGGTGATAGAATAACAGCCCTTCACCAGCTAGTTTCCCCATTCGGAAAG ACTGACACAGCTTCTGTCTTGTTAGAAGCCATTGGATACATAAGATTCCTTCAGGGTCAAATTGAG GCACTCAGTTCTCCTTACTTGGGCAATGGATCAAAAAACATGAGGAATCCACAGTCT GTACATGGAGAAAGAAATTCTGTATTTCCTGAGGACCCCGGTCAG CTGTTGAATGACAATGGCCTGAAAAGAAAGGGAGCTCCAAACCAg GATGCAAAAGATAAGCCAAAGGACTTGAGGAGTAGAGGGTTGTGCTTGGTTCCTGTCTCTTGTACCCAACATGTTGGAAATGAAAATGGAGCTGATTACTGGGCACCAGCATATGGCAGTGGATTTTAA
- the LOC106773589 gene encoding transcription factor bHLH68 isoform X1, with the protein MMAGNPNWWTTHPPSLIPPQYVLGSSSSIPFNSSTQNPDQPPPSLSQLLFTGLPGEEERVAFSHFQSKKLDEWNEHMLNPSPINPMVDVIKQEVSQSGSFFHQGHDQEFQVSGAPWSHMLPVSSSPMSSVVASFSSSNNLLDFTYNKEDHRKNQLPDHTSECNNTTATAGVYKKTKCQPSSSQPPLKQVRKEKLGDRITALHQLVSPFGKTDTASVLLEAIGYIRFLQGQIEALSSPYLGNGSKNMRNPQSQQVHGERNSVFPEDPGQLLNDNGLKRKGAPNQDAKDKPKDLRSRGLCLVPVSCTQHVGNENGADYWAPAYGSGF; encoded by the exons ATGATGGCTGGCAACCCTAACTGGTGGACTACTCATCCACCATCTTTGATCCCTCCTCAGTATGTTCTtggatcttcttcttctatacCTTTCAATTCTTCCACACAAAACCCTGATCAGCCTCCTCCTTCATTGAGCCAGCTTCTTTT CACTGGTTTACCGGGAGAGGAGGAGAGAGTGGCATTCAGTCATTTTCAATCAAAGAAGTTGGATGAATGGAATGAACACATGCTTAATCCATCCCCCATAAATCCTATGGTTGATGTAATAAAGCAAGAGGTTTCCCAAAGTGGTAGCTTCTTTCACCAGGGACATGATCAGGAATTTCAGGTTTCTGGAGCTCCTTGGTCACACATGCTGCCAGTTTCTTCTTCTCCTATGTCTAGTGTTGTTGCTAGCTTCAGTAGTAGTAATAATTTATTGGATTTCACTTATAACAAGGAAGATCATAGGAAGAACCAACTACCAGATCACACATCCGAG TGTAATAATACCACAGCAACCGCTGGAGTTTACAAGAAGACTAAGTGTCAACCATCTTCAAGCCAACCACCTCTCAAG CAGGTGAGAAAGGAGAAGCTAGGTGATAGAATAACAGCCCTTCACCAGCTAGTTTCCCCATTCGGAAAG ACTGACACAGCTTCTGTCTTGTTAGAAGCCATTGGATACATAAGATTCCTTCAGGGTCAAATTGAG GCACTCAGTTCTCCTTACTTGGGCAATGGATCAAAAAACATGAGGAATCCACAGTCT caACAGGTACATGGAGAAAGAAATTCTGTATTTCCTGAGGACCCCGGTCAG CTGTTGAATGACAATGGCCTGAAAAGAAAGGGAGCTCCAAACCAg GATGCAAAAGATAAGCCAAAGGACTTGAGGAGTAGAGGGTTGTGCTTGGTTCCTGTCTCTTGTACCCAACATGTTGGAAATGAAAATGGAGCTGATTACTGGGCACCAGCATATGGCAGTGGATTTTAA
- the LOC106773589 gene encoding transcription factor bHLH68 isoform X3, translating to MMAGNPNWWTTHPPSLIPPQYVLGSSSSIPFNSSTQNPDQPPPSLSQLLFTGLPGEEERVAFSHFQSKKLDEWNEHMLNPSPINPMVDVIKQEVSQSGSFFHQGHDQEFQVSGAPWSHMLPVSSSPMSSVVASFSSSNNLLDFTYNKEDHRKNQLPDHTSECNNTTATAGVYKKTKCQPSSSQPPLKQVRKEKLGDRITALHQLVSPFGKTDTASVLLEAIGYIRFLQGQIEALSSPYLGNGSKNMRNPQSVHGERNSVFPEDPGQLLNDNGLKRKGAPNQDAKDKPKDLRSRGLCLVPVSCTQHVGNENGADYWAPAYGSGF from the exons ATGATGGCTGGCAACCCTAACTGGTGGACTACTCATCCACCATCTTTGATCCCTCCTCAGTATGTTCTtggatcttcttcttctatacCTTTCAATTCTTCCACACAAAACCCTGATCAGCCTCCTCCTTCATTGAGCCAGCTTCTTTT CACTGGTTTACCGGGAGAGGAGGAGAGAGTGGCATTCAGTCATTTTCAATCAAAGAAGTTGGATGAATGGAATGAACACATGCTTAATCCATCCCCCATAAATCCTATGGTTGATGTAATAAAGCAAGAGGTTTCCCAAAGTGGTAGCTTCTTTCACCAGGGACATGATCAGGAATTTCAGGTTTCTGGAGCTCCTTGGTCACACATGCTGCCAGTTTCTTCTTCTCCTATGTCTAGTGTTGTTGCTAGCTTCAGTAGTAGTAATAATTTATTGGATTTCACTTATAACAAGGAAGATCATAGGAAGAACCAACTACCAGATCACACATCCGAG TGTAATAATACCACAGCAACCGCTGGAGTTTACAAGAAGACTAAGTGTCAACCATCTTCAAGCCAACCACCTCTCAAG CAGGTGAGAAAGGAGAAGCTAGGTGATAGAATAACAGCCCTTCACCAGCTAGTTTCCCCATTCGGAAAG ACTGACACAGCTTCTGTCTTGTTAGAAGCCATTGGATACATAAGATTCCTTCAGGGTCAAATTGAG GCACTCAGTTCTCCTTACTTGGGCAATGGATCAAAAAACATGAGGAATCCACAGTCT GTACATGGAGAAAGAAATTCTGTATTTCCTGAGGACCCCGGTCAG CTGTTGAATGACAATGGCCTGAAAAGAAAGGGAGCTCCAAACCAg GATGCAAAAGATAAGCCAAAGGACTTGAGGAGTAGAGGGTTGTGCTTGGTTCCTGTCTCTTGTACCCAACATGTTGGAAATGAAAATGGAGCTGATTACTGGGCACCAGCATATGGCAGTGGATTTTAA
- the LOC106773589 gene encoding transcription factor bHLH68 isoform X2: MMAGNPNWWTTHPPSLIPPQYVLGSSSSIPFNSSTQNPDQPPPSLSQLLFTGLPGEEERVAFSHFQSKKLDEWNEHMLNPSPINPMVDVIKQEVSQSGSFFHQGHDQEFQVSGAPWSHMLPVSSSPMSSVVASFSSSNNLLDFTYNKEDHRKNQLPDHTSECNNTTATAGVYKKTKCQPSSSQPPLKVRKEKLGDRITALHQLVSPFGKTDTASVLLEAIGYIRFLQGQIEALSSPYLGNGSKNMRNPQSQQVHGERNSVFPEDPGQLLNDNGLKRKGAPNQDAKDKPKDLRSRGLCLVPVSCTQHVGNENGADYWAPAYGSGF, encoded by the exons ATGATGGCTGGCAACCCTAACTGGTGGACTACTCATCCACCATCTTTGATCCCTCCTCAGTATGTTCTtggatcttcttcttctatacCTTTCAATTCTTCCACACAAAACCCTGATCAGCCTCCTCCTTCATTGAGCCAGCTTCTTTT CACTGGTTTACCGGGAGAGGAGGAGAGAGTGGCATTCAGTCATTTTCAATCAAAGAAGTTGGATGAATGGAATGAACACATGCTTAATCCATCCCCCATAAATCCTATGGTTGATGTAATAAAGCAAGAGGTTTCCCAAAGTGGTAGCTTCTTTCACCAGGGACATGATCAGGAATTTCAGGTTTCTGGAGCTCCTTGGTCACACATGCTGCCAGTTTCTTCTTCTCCTATGTCTAGTGTTGTTGCTAGCTTCAGTAGTAGTAATAATTTATTGGATTTCACTTATAACAAGGAAGATCATAGGAAGAACCAACTACCAGATCACACATCCGAG TGTAATAATACCACAGCAACCGCTGGAGTTTACAAGAAGACTAAGTGTCAACCATCTTCAAGCCAACCACCTCTCAAG GTGAGAAAGGAGAAGCTAGGTGATAGAATAACAGCCCTTCACCAGCTAGTTTCCCCATTCGGAAAG ACTGACACAGCTTCTGTCTTGTTAGAAGCCATTGGATACATAAGATTCCTTCAGGGTCAAATTGAG GCACTCAGTTCTCCTTACTTGGGCAATGGATCAAAAAACATGAGGAATCCACAGTCT caACAGGTACATGGAGAAAGAAATTCTGTATTTCCTGAGGACCCCGGTCAG CTGTTGAATGACAATGGCCTGAAAAGAAAGGGAGCTCCAAACCAg GATGCAAAAGATAAGCCAAAGGACTTGAGGAGTAGAGGGTTGTGCTTGGTTCCTGTCTCTTGTACCCAACATGTTGGAAATGAAAATGGAGCTGATTACTGGGCACCAGCATATGGCAGTGGATTTTAA